In the genome of Ureibacillus sp. FSL W7-1570, the window GGTATCGGCACGAACTTCGCTTGTTTCGGAGGCGTTCTGCCTACAGAAGAAAAAATGAGGGAATTCTCTTCCATTGTGGAAAAAATAAAACGTCAATTCGCTTTGCAACTTCCGATTGTTTCCGGAGGCAACTCCGCCAATTTAAAATGGCTTCTTGAAACGGATGATATCGGATCAGTCAATGATATACGCCTCGGCGAATCGATTCTGTTAGGAAGAGAAACCACTGAAGGCGGGATTATACCCAATCTTTATCCCGATACTTTCAAATTTGTTGCAGAAGTCATTGAAGCCAAACAAAAACCTTCTTCCCCTTATGGCTATCGGGGAAAAAACGGCTTTGGCGAATCCATCGAGTTCCAAGAGCATGGATGGATCAACCATATTCTCGTGAATGCAGGCAGACAGGATGTGTTTGTCCCTGGTTTATCGCCGACGAAGCCGATAAAAATCCTTGGGGCAACCAGCGACCACATTGTAATAGACGGGAAAAAACACCAATTTGAGGTTGGAGATGAAATCACTTTCACTCCAAACTATGCAGCGGTACTTTCTTTAATGACATCTCCATACATCCATAAGACATATATTGAATTCACAGGAAGCAAACATGAAAAACCAAACAATGTATACAGCATCTATAAACAAAAATTTCTTCCAAAACATTAGTTCATCATCATGGTCGGGGATGCTTGTCCAATTCAAGCATCCCCATTTTTATGCCTGAAAGGAGCTTCATTCGTTTTAAATTATTCCTCTTTCTCCTTCAATTAATACACTCTTTGGTGTGATAAAAAAATCGCTTCTTCCCATATTAAAATTACCTGAACAAAAAGGAGGTCTACTATGGGAAGAGATAACAAACAAGGCAAAACAAAGAACGCCGAGGCTTTACCGCAAACACCAAAACAAGAAAAAATTCCGGCCAGACTTGCAAGGGAAGAGTTTTCCCGTGAATTGTCAGAACTTGAAAAGTTGGTATTGAAAAGAAGGGGAAAAATTAAAAAATAACGGCAATCATGGTGGAATTCACAACGGAAGCGGCAAGCTTTTCGTCCTGTGAATTCCATCATTTTTATTTTGAAAAAAACTTAAAGATCTTTTTCGAAATGTCCTTATCAAAATGTATGGTCCGAATGGCTTTTTTAAAATTCGCCCCATGCCTCTTTTAATGTCATTCGGAATAATTCATCCAGTTGGGCTGTCGGATCCTTTTTCTCTCCATGCCATGTTCCGGCTGCTTCAATCAAGAAATTCAATTCTTTCTCTATATAATCATTCAGACAGGGAATCGGATGGACTGCATCCTGCTCACCGCAAATTTTCACTTCCGCCAAATGCTCCAGTTCCTTTTTCAACTGTTTAGGCAGATGCGCATGTTCAATCAACGGTTGAAAATTCAGCGGTGGAATTTCATGAAATTGTACAATCCATTTGCCGGCCAACAAGGACCGAAAAGCATTCAAGTAATTTTTTATCTTCACATCCTTTCCATGGAGTGAAGACCAATTGTTTTTCGTTATTTTTATGTAATGGAAAAGCATCGATTGAGGGTTAAACACCTCTTTCTCCAATAAGCGCAGCCCGGAAATAAAACCCGTTTGCTGCAAGTAAACTTCACCGCTTCTCATCCATTCCAATATGGCGGGATTGCTTTTTCGAAACAGCCTTAATGCTTTCGTTATTTCCCAACCGCTAATATCGAGATGATCCTCTATTGGCAGCTCAATTACATCCCATTTTTTCCCCATTCCTTGAGGATCGATGGTAAGATACCAATCCACCGGATGCACATAAATAAAACGCACATCATAATCACTGGTTTTTGACGCCAACCCCCAAGCTCTGCTGCCGGATTCAACGGCATATAACACTATTACCTGGTATTTCCGCTCAATCTCCCTTAATCGGGCGACAATGTTTTCAAACAATTTATGCACCTCCTCCAAAGAAAAAGAGGGGACTAAACAACCTTAGTCCCCCAAAATCGCCAGCCTTTATTTGCGTTCATTTTTTGGTCTGAAGGTTTT includes:
- a CDS encoding alanine/ornithine racemase family PLP-dependent enzyme — encoded protein: MKLKPVPRIEINLDKIQHNAAVLKHLCEAKGVEVTGVVKGVCADLQIVNALIQAGITRLAVSKTFHLEKLKKAKINATLILLRTPGISEVPAVVKYADISMNSEMDVIRALSNEAVKQGKTHKIIVMVEMGDLREGVMPKDLPAFISEVMQLPAIEIAGIGTNFACFGGVLPTEEKMREFSSIVEKIKRQFALQLPIVSGGNSANLKWLLETDDIGSVNDIRLGESILLGRETTEGGIIPNLYPDTFKFVAEVIEAKQKPSSPYGYRGKNGFGESIEFQEHGWINHILVNAGRQDVFVPGLSPTKPIKILGATSDHIVIDGKKHQFEVGDEITFTPNYAAVLSLMTSPYIHKTYIEFTGSKHEKPNNVYSIYKQKFLPKH
- a CDS encoding nucleotidyltransferase domain-containing protein, with protein sequence MHKLFENIVARLREIERKYQVIVLYAVESGSRAWGLASKTSDYDVRFIYVHPVDWYLTIDPQGMGKKWDVIELPIEDHLDISGWEITKALRLFRKSNPAILEWMRSGEVYLQQTGFISGLRLLEKEVFNPQSMLFHYIKITKNNWSSLHGKDVKIKNYLNAFRSLLAGKWIVQFHEIPPLNFQPLIEHAHLPKQLKKELEHLAEVKICGEQDAVHPIPCLNDYIEKELNFLIEAAGTWHGEKKDPTAQLDELFRMTLKEAWGEF